One stretch of Qipengyuania gelatinilytica DNA includes these proteins:
- a CDS encoding TadE/TadG family type IV pilus assembly protein: protein MSGLLRKLGSFRENEAGSVVIETAIVVPVLAVMAFGSFEASRIVSRHNELQVAVAEAAAIVLASTPDEQSEIDTVEQVIETSTGLPAGKVRLELRYRCNSDASLVTDITLCPTGAVISEFIHINIWDTYDPIWKDFGIGDTVSYDIRRRVQIS, encoded by the coding sequence GTGAGCGGTCTCCTTCGCAAACTCGGATCGTTCCGCGAGAACGAGGCTGGCTCGGTCGTCATCGAGACCGCGATCGTGGTGCCGGTGCTCGCGGTCATGGCTTTCGGCAGTTTCGAAGCGAGCCGTATCGTCTCGCGCCATAATGAATTGCAGGTCGCCGTGGCAGAAGCAGCTGCAATCGTGCTTGCAAGCACGCCCGACGAGCAGAGCGAAATCGATACCGTCGAACAGGTCATCGAAACCTCGACCGGCCTGCCTGCGGGTAAGGTGCGCCTCGAACTTCGCTACCGCTGCAATTCCGACGCTTCGCTCGTGACCGATATCACGCTGTGCCCGACCGGCGCCGTTATTTCCGAGTTTATTCATATCAATATCTGGGATACCTACGATCCGATCTGGAAGGATTTCGGGATCGGAGACACGGTTTCCTACGATATTCGTCGAAGGGTCCAGATCTCATGA
- a CDS encoding TadE/TadG family type IV pilus assembly protein, with product MALKQFSKMMRRLKADTSGNAMLLVALGTPVLFGSAGLGVDMAQYYLWKREAQYAVDQGALAGAWARGNGDTGTAYKTRARQEFYINLSATKDYLLTHNIELEDWDGTNNNSVYMEATVSAQLPFTKIVIDEGMTIAVEAQATWETTQQFTACLYSLDPSSYRTMWFNGGPTVDAACGVGARSTHSEAIVTNGSSGPQNINWVVAGGGITDGMDAFDNALMVENYEDMIDPWEGLTPPDNPTPRTVSCGDATANWQADERQIDAITFKYYRGKNRNEAEAAGEIAYNGAGSESPFDIEFAINQGALFTAEPVDYTQSPVKDNLTQIAGSGPDKIYIERITTSRFSYSNKVQLSGNNDLQPGTYTSFDIACDVNLAGGVYVIDGGTLKINGGVNITGTGVMFVLKNGASVDINGGGGVYLTPMTKTELIAVGVSADDADKMENMLIFEDPNSPGSTGSKITGNANFDLNGVVYMPNSDLTMAGTMSASAECLMVASKTLQISGTADLTTLCPAGKTHDIVVGEGRTRVRLVL from the coding sequence ATGGCACTGAAGCAGTTTTCCAAGATGATGCGTCGGCTCAAGGCCGATACCAGCGGCAATGCAATGCTGCTGGTAGCATTGGGCACGCCCGTCCTGTTCGGATCGGCAGGGCTTGGTGTCGATATGGCGCAGTACTACCTTTGGAAGCGTGAAGCGCAGTACGCGGTCGACCAGGGCGCCCTCGCCGGCGCATGGGCACGCGGAAACGGTGACACTGGTACCGCATACAAGACGCGCGCCCGGCAGGAATTCTACATCAACCTGTCGGCCACCAAGGACTACCTCCTGACCCACAACATCGAACTTGAGGATTGGGACGGCACGAACAACAACAGCGTCTACATGGAAGCGACCGTCTCGGCCCAGCTTCCTTTTACCAAGATCGTCATCGACGAGGGCATGACCATCGCCGTCGAAGCACAGGCGACCTGGGAAACGACCCAGCAGTTCACCGCCTGCCTCTACTCGCTCGATCCGAGCTCCTATCGCACGATGTGGTTCAACGGTGGTCCGACGGTTGACGCTGCATGCGGCGTCGGAGCACGGTCGACCCATTCCGAAGCGATTGTCACGAACGGCAGCAGTGGCCCCCAGAACATTAACTGGGTCGTAGCGGGTGGCGGCATCACCGACGGCATGGACGCCTTCGACAATGCCCTGATGGTCGAAAACTACGAGGATATGATCGATCCCTGGGAAGGACTGACCCCGCCTGATAACCCCACCCCGCGGACCGTAAGCTGCGGCGATGCGACGGCGAACTGGCAGGCCGACGAACGGCAGATCGACGCCATCACTTTCAAATACTATCGCGGGAAGAACAGGAACGAAGCAGAAGCTGCGGGCGAAATCGCGTATAACGGCGCGGGGTCGGAGTCGCCCTTCGACATCGAATTCGCCATCAACCAAGGTGCGCTGTTCACCGCCGAGCCGGTGGACTACACGCAGTCGCCAGTTAAGGACAATCTGACCCAGATTGCAGGTAGTGGCCCTGACAAGATCTATATCGAGCGCATCACGACGTCTCGTTTCAGTTACAGCAATAAGGTCCAGCTTTCCGGGAATAACGATCTGCAGCCGGGCACCTACACCAGCTTCGACATCGCTTGCGACGTCAACCTGGCTGGTGGTGTCTATGTGATCGATGGCGGCACCCTCAAGATCAACGGCGGCGTGAACATCACCGGCACCGGTGTTATGTTCGTCCTGAAGAACGGCGCATCCGTGGATATCAATGGCGGTGGCGGAGTTTACCTCACCCCGATGACCAAGACCGAACTGATCGCGGTTGGCGTGTCTGCCGATGATGCCGACAAAATGGAGAATATGCTGATCTTCGAAGATCCCAATTCTCCGGGTTCCACGGGAAGCAAGATCACCGGAAACGCTAACTTCGACCTCAACGGCGTCGTCTACATGCCGAACAGCGATTTGACGATGGCCGGCACCATGAGTGCATCGGCAGAATGCCTGATGGTCGCATCAAAGACGCTGCAGATCAGCGGTACCGCCGATCTCACGACCCTGTGCCCTGCCGGCAAGACCCATGACATCGTCGTCGGTGAAGGCCGGACCCGCGTGAGGCTCGTCCTGTGA
- a CDS encoding squalene/phytoene synthase family protein, which yields MDNGNQERLADWQDLALSHAGEKLRAPLRDALLLDRRLSRIVLTATEPALGQLKLAWWREELAKVASGNQNNPPDPLLAALAQTWGEDGEQLNLLIDGWEAQLPSDEDPSGAPGALAKGRGEVFSKLATLAGQGKSAAPAATHGAAWAYAELAQLSGGQGPQALEQGLETTSSLPSLPRDLRALAVIGGLSRRALLRGGKPLFGDRFSPFAALRLGIIGS from the coding sequence ATGGATAACGGCAATCAGGAGAGGCTGGCCGATTGGCAGGACCTGGCACTCAGCCATGCCGGCGAAAAGTTGCGTGCTCCGCTGCGCGATGCGCTGTTGCTCGACCGCCGGCTATCGAGAATTGTCCTTACCGCGACCGAACCCGCGCTGGGGCAGCTCAAATTGGCCTGGTGGCGCGAAGAGCTCGCAAAGGTTGCCAGCGGTAATCAGAACAATCCGCCCGACCCGCTGTTGGCCGCACTTGCGCAGACATGGGGCGAGGATGGCGAACAGCTGAATCTCCTGATCGATGGCTGGGAAGCACAGCTGCCGTCGGACGAGGATCCGTCAGGCGCTCCCGGCGCTCTGGCCAAGGGTCGCGGCGAGGTGTTCTCGAAACTGGCGACGCTGGCTGGCCAAGGGAAATCAGCAGCGCCGGCTGCAACGCACGGCGCTGCATGGGCCTATGCGGAGCTCGCACAATTGTCAGGTGGGCAAGGACCGCAAGCGCTTGAGCAAGGGCTTGAGACAACATCTTCGCTACCGTCCTTGCCGCGCGATTTGCGTGCGCTCGCCGTCATCGGGGGGCTGTCCAGACGGGCCCTTTTAAGAGGCGGAAAGCCGCTGTTCGGCGATCGCTTCAGTCCCTTCGCTGCGCTAAGGCTTGGAATAATAGGAAGTTAG
- a CDS encoding EF-hand domain-containing protein — translation MSRIVLGAVIALLFAGVGMFWWQGPAEVEAAAPPPSVLALAADAPDPASLPITDPGDMEGPAPPEASELTKEQRRFFRYDRNRDWRITRSEMLSTRSDAFRKLDKDGNNLLTFEEWAVTTVEKFEGADANGDRELSPGEFATTKPKPSKSRRCAC, via the coding sequence ATGAGCCGTATCGTTCTGGGTGCCGTTATCGCGCTGCTTTTTGCCGGGGTCGGCATGTTCTGGTGGCAGGGGCCGGCCGAGGTGGAAGCGGCAGCGCCGCCACCCTCGGTCCTTGCTCTTGCGGCGGACGCACCAGATCCGGCATCGCTGCCGATTACGGATCCCGGCGACATGGAAGGCCCGGCACCACCCGAAGCAAGCGAGCTAACCAAGGAGCAGCGTCGTTTCTTCCGCTATGATCGCAATCGCGACTGGCGCATTACACGCAGCGAGATGCTGTCCACACGTAGCGACGCTTTCCGCAAGCTCGACAAGGACGGTAACAACCTGCTCACCTTCGAAGAGTGGGCTGTCACTACGGTCGAAAAGTTCGAAGGCGCGGATGCGAATGGCGACCGTGAGCTTTCGCCCGGCGAATTTGCCACCACGAAACCCAAGCCATCCAAGTCCCGGCGCTGCGCCTGCTGA
- the trmFO gene encoding methylenetetrahydrofolate--tRNA-(uracil(54)-C(5))-methyltransferase (FADH(2)-oxidizing) TrmFO, protein MTHDIQIIGGGLAGSEAAWQLARRGFKVRLSEMRGSGETTPAHQTDGLAELVCSNSFRSDDSDKNAVGLLHDEMRRLDSIVMRAGEVARVPAGSAMAVDRDVFSAEVQRMLEEHPNVTVVREKVDALPASGPTIVATGPLTAQSLAESIVSATGQDRLAFFDAIAPIVHRDSIDMSKCWIQSRWNKRTEASNEDGDYINCPMTKEQYLAFHQGLMDGEKTEFREWEADTPYFDGCMPIEVMASRGVETLRYGPMKGVGLDNPYDTTEEHPQGRWPYAVVQLRQDNKLGTLWNMVGFQTKLKYAAQIELFRTIPGLENAEFARLGGLHRNTFINSPLVLDRQLRLRGGEHIRFAGQITGCEGYVESSAVGLMAGMMAASELAGRDWTAPPRTTAFGALLSHITGDAEADTFQPMNVNFGLFPPLHDVKKKQRKEAYTSRAKQEFGDWLEQLEPVPA, encoded by the coding sequence ATGACACATGACATCCAGATCATCGGTGGCGGCCTTGCCGGAAGCGAGGCTGCTTGGCAGCTTGCGCGGCGCGGCTTCAAGGTCCGCCTGTCCGAAATGCGTGGCAGCGGCGAAACCACCCCTGCCCACCAGACCGACGGCTTGGCCGAACTCGTCTGCTCGAACAGTTTCCGTTCGGACGATAGCGACAAGAACGCCGTGGGCTTGCTGCACGATGAAATGCGGCGGCTGGACAGCATCGTTATGCGGGCGGGCGAAGTCGCGAGGGTTCCGGCCGGAAGCGCAATGGCCGTCGACCGCGATGTCTTCTCGGCCGAAGTTCAGCGAATGCTAGAAGAGCATCCGAACGTTACCGTGGTTCGCGAGAAGGTGGATGCCCTTCCCGCCTCCGGGCCCACCATCGTCGCCACCGGTCCGCTGACTGCCCAATCGCTTGCGGAAAGCATCGTGAGCGCGACCGGGCAGGACCGCCTTGCGTTTTTCGACGCCATTGCGCCCATCGTGCACCGCGACAGCATCGACATGTCGAAGTGCTGGATCCAGAGCCGCTGGAACAAGCGTACCGAGGCATCCAACGAAGACGGCGACTACATCAATTGCCCCATGACGAAGGAACAGTACCTCGCCTTCCACCAGGGATTGATGGACGGAGAGAAAACCGAGTTCCGCGAATGGGAAGCCGACACCCCCTATTTCGACGGCTGCATGCCGATCGAGGTGATGGCATCGCGTGGTGTCGAAACGCTTCGATACGGCCCGATGAAGGGGGTCGGTCTCGACAATCCCTACGACACGACCGAGGAACATCCACAGGGCCGCTGGCCCTATGCCGTCGTCCAGCTGCGGCAGGACAACAAGCTCGGCACGCTGTGGAACATGGTCGGCTTCCAGACGAAGCTGAAATACGCCGCGCAGATCGAGCTTTTCCGGACCATCCCGGGCTTGGAGAATGCCGAATTCGCGCGACTGGGCGGCCTGCACCGGAATACATTCATTAACTCGCCGCTCGTCCTCGATCGCCAGCTGCGTTTGCGCGGCGGCGAGCATATCCGCTTTGCCGGTCAGATCACCGGGTGCGAAGGCTATGTGGAGAGCTCGGCTGTCGGGCTGATGGCCGGCATGATGGCAGCCAGCGAACTGGCAGGTCGCGACTGGACAGCTCCGCCGCGCACCACCGCTTTCGGCGCCCTCCTCTCACACATCACTGGCGATGCCGAAGCCGACACGTTCCAGCCCATGAACGTCAATTTCGGCCTGTTCCCGCCGCTTCACGACGTGAAGAAGAAGCAGCGCAAGGAAGCCTATACCTCGCGCGCCAAGCAGGAATTCGGCGACTGGCTGGAGCAGCTCGAACCGGTGCCTGCCTGA
- a CDS encoding lysoplasmalogenase, protein MPKRALVEHRPYLLLSLLFAVTYFFAMDGKVGGAFLSIWKGAGVGFLAIYAAHRGVGRDGLLIAVFLLLCALADVVLEFSFLLGGALFAVAHLVAIALYLGNRRERTTGSQKAAGFALLVGTPLIAAMLTYPLDNWHLVAIYALVVGAMGASAWTSSFPRYRVGIGAILFVVSDLVIFAREAGHLSRDIAEWLVWPMYYGGQFLIATGVVQTIRHRAHLSNSAD, encoded by the coding sequence ATGCCCAAGCGCGCTCTTGTCGAGCACCGACCTTATCTGCTGCTCAGCCTGCTTTTCGCGGTGACCTATTTCTTCGCGATGGACGGAAAAGTCGGCGGTGCCTTCCTGTCGATCTGGAAGGGGGCGGGGGTCGGGTTTCTCGCAATCTATGCAGCCCATCGCGGGGTCGGGCGTGACGGCCTGCTGATCGCGGTTTTCCTGCTTCTCTGCGCGCTAGCCGATGTTGTGCTGGAATTCAGCTTCCTGTTGGGAGGCGCCCTGTTTGCCGTCGCCCATCTCGTGGCCATAGCACTCTACCTGGGTAACCGCCGGGAAAGGACAACGGGAAGCCAGAAGGCGGCGGGTTTCGCCCTCCTGGTGGGAACGCCATTGATTGCCGCGATGCTCACCTATCCGCTGGACAACTGGCATCTTGTGGCAATCTACGCGCTGGTCGTGGGGGCGATGGGGGCATCGGCCTGGACCAGCAGCTTCCCGAGGTATCGCGTCGGGATCGGCGCCATCCTTTTCGTGGTGAGCGACCTTGTCATCTTCGCGCGCGAGGCAGGTCACCTGTCCCGCGACATAGCCGAATGGCTGGTCTGGCCGATGTATTATGGCGGACAATTCCTGATCGCGACGGGTGTCGTGCAGACAATCCGTCACAGGGCACATTTGTCGAACTCGGCTGACTAG
- a CDS encoding TauD/TfdA dioxygenase family protein: MTLRVEPSDQACGARVTGLDLSQAISAGLAAEIRKAWLENKVLAFPDQHLDDDALERFTLSMGGFGEDPFFAPIAGRRHIAAILREAEETSPLFAENWHSDWSFLERPPAGTCLIAIDIPPHGGDTLFADQQAAFAALPDHRKEELRQLTAIHSAQLAYAPEGTYGEKDEGRSMAIRPSEAARDCRTHPLISKHPETGIEGFFSTLGYIIGIEGMEQAEAIALLSELAQWQSRDEFVYRHQWADGMLVMWDNRAVLHKATGGYEGHRRELHRTTIAAWNG, translated from the coding sequence ATGACGCTGAGGGTCGAGCCTAGCGATCAGGCGTGCGGCGCACGCGTGACCGGGCTCGACCTTTCGCAAGCTATCTCGGCAGGACTGGCGGCAGAAATCCGCAAGGCCTGGCTGGAGAACAAGGTTCTGGCCTTTCCCGACCAGCACCTGGATGATGATGCGCTCGAGCGCTTCACCCTGTCCATGGGCGGGTTCGGTGAAGATCCGTTTTTCGCCCCCATCGCAGGTCGTCGGCACATTGCTGCAATCCTGCGGGAGGCGGAGGAGACCAGCCCGCTCTTTGCAGAGAACTGGCACAGCGACTGGAGTTTCCTCGAGCGCCCGCCTGCAGGCACCTGCCTGATAGCGATCGATATCCCTCCGCACGGCGGGGACACGCTGTTTGCAGATCAGCAAGCGGCCTTTGCGGCCCTTCCCGATCACCGCAAGGAAGAGCTTCGCCAACTCACGGCCATCCACAGCGCGCAACTCGCTTACGCCCCCGAAGGGACCTATGGCGAGAAGGACGAGGGACGCTCAATGGCGATCCGCCCGAGCGAAGCCGCCCGAGATTGCCGCACCCACCCCTTGATTAGCAAGCACCCCGAAACCGGGATCGAAGGCTTCTTTTCGACGCTCGGTTATATCATCGGGATCGAGGGCATGGAGCAGGCAGAGGCTATCGCCCTCCTATCGGAACTGGCTCAATGGCAGTCGCGTGACGAGTTCGTCTATCGCCACCAGTGGGCAGACGGCATGCTGGTCATGTGGGACAATCGTGCGGTCCTGCACAAGGCGACCGGCGGCTACGAAGGCCACAGGCGCGAGTTGCACAGGACCACGATTGCTGCCTGGAATGGCTAG